GTCAATAATTGTTGTTGCTTCCCGCCTCATACTCATACTCGTACTAGTACTCGTAATGACTTGGCAGCACCACAGCACTGTTGGGCTGCCAACTTGAACTGATTTAATTAGTATGTGcccgatacgatacgatacgtACTCGTGTTTTCTGGGCTGCCAATCGATAATTGCTCATTAGCTGCCGAATGCGATGACCAATATGATAGGGGAATGGAATAGGCACTATGGAAGACAATTGGGGGGGATACTTCCACTTGGAAGGATATACTCTACCTTTCCCCAAAcaattcttttctttttcaatGGCTCTGTTCTTCATTAGGTACATTCGTCAGTATCTTCCAACTTTTAGGACCACCCGAAGAACACAATTTAGGCTTTCAAAGAGGTTGTTCCAAAGGGAAAGAACTCTCTCGATAATCCCTCTAGAATGATGAAAGATTACAGATAACagacagatggacagacacATATGCTGATCAATAATATGTGCACTCTTTACAGTGGAAAGATTCCTTCTGGCCTGTTTTCTGTGAGTCCTGGGTATAACAAAACATTTTCATCAACAATCCCTTTCAAACCTGCTGTCAAGTAATcgcatttcatttcattttcggCATCTAAGCCCCAACTAAATTTCCACTTTAGAATTCTATCAAAATTTATAAGTTCCAAAAAAATATACACCGTGCAATGTCTTCTTTTCGGCAATTGAACTACCAGCAATGCCAGATGCTGGACCAGTGGCTGCTGACCTACGGAGTAATGCTGAACCACCGGACACGTCACGAATTCAGCGACGTTTTGCCAGTGGCTAGACTCTTCAACAAGGTCCATCCAGGACGAGTGGACCTCAACAGATATGTATCCCGGAACAGTGTAGCCATGAAAGCAAGTAACTGGCGTATTTTCAATGCGCGAGTCCTGAAGAAAATGAACATGGGCCTCACGTCAAAGGATGAGGATAAGTTGGCCAGCGCCGTGGAGTGGGTCCAGGATGCGCTTCTCTACAGGCTGATGATGACTGTTGAGGAGATAGCCGATGTTGGGCAAGAGTTCTGGTATGAGAACAATACTCCTAAAACCAAGAAGAAAAACCAAGAAACCCTTATGTAAATGGCTTCAACGGTGTCCCAGGATGACTACGCTTGGAAACCTTTAATAATATTCACGAGATTTGAAATACTTTTCAATGGTTGTACTTGTGCTCGGACTTGTGCTCAATGTCAAAGGACCGCTCCCCAAGGACGAACATTTGGTAGAGGACCGAGCCTGAGCCTCGAGCCAGTTGAAAAGTGTTTTCAATAATCGACAGGTAACTTTAAACCCTCTTACCCTTTAAAAAGAATATTGTGctaatatacaaatatatgtTTATTATAGAATCGGTTTTTG
The Drosophila miranda strain MSH22 chromosome XL, D.miranda_PacBio2.1, whole genome shotgun sequence genome window above contains:
- the LOC108151336 gene encoding sperm flagellar protein 1-like, with protein sequence MSSFRQLNYQQCQMLDQWLLTYGVMLNHRTRHEFSDVLPVARLFNKVHPGRVDLNRYVSRNSVAMKASNWRIFNARVLKKMNMGLTSKDEDKLASAVEWVQDALLYRLMMTVEEIADVGQEFWYENNTPKTKKKNQETLM